One part of the Plasmodium yoelii strain 17X genome assembly, chromosome: 13 genome encodes these proteins:
- a CDS encoding PIR protein — translation MAISKVCKKFDTLRKLFPDELDRSGEYNFKVGMFKSYCPKEKCNNDIDKINAVCLWLFYDLFGKSGTSIDNNTYKDDLVCIMIWLSYILNLKPSDKIITLKDFYSSHIKNNTEYTNREVNDKTYGSYKDIIDKVKEYMDIDINKMSKFYELHKLLCNMYTAYMTSNSNDFSKHANKFVAEYTQLFNDIGNNIDNSSYSKILRIFSKYYNNFGIGTGYNTTSINRPSLPTQKTVEHVDISDPKETKTHGFSSGTDKPIHVATTPSLDTKLSDSSLINKLIIVLSILIPISIFLGISYKYSLFGFRKRSQKQYLREKIKK, via the exons ATGGCAATTAGTAAAGTG TGCAAAAAGTTTGATACTTTGAGGAAGCTTTTTCCCGATGAATTGGATAGATCTGgagaatataattttaaagttGGAATGTTCAAGAGCTACTGCCCTAaagaaaaatgtaataaCGATATTGATAAGATTAATGCTGTCTGTCTATGGTTATTTTATGATTTGTTCGGTAAATCTGGTACTTCAATTGATAATAATACTTATAAGGATGATCTTGTAtgtattatgatatggttaagttatatattaaacttaAAGCCATCTGATAAAATCATCACATTAAAAGATTTTTATTCTagtcatataaaaaataacacgGAGTATACTAATCGTGAAGTTAATGATAAAACATATGGCAGTTATAAGGACATAATAGATAAAGTAAAGGAATATATGGATATTGATATTAATAAgatgtctaaattttatgaattacATAAATTGTTATGTAATATGTATACTGCTTACATGACAAGTAATAGTAACGATTTTTCAAAACATGCTAATAAATTTGTTGCTGAATATACACAACTCTTTAATGATATTGGTAATAATATTGACAACAGCTCATACAGTAAAATATTACGTATTTTTtccaaatattataataattttggaATAGGCACTGGTTATAATACAACATCAATAAATCGTCCTTCATTACCAACACAAAAAACAGTTGAACATGTCGATATATCAGATCCTAAAGAAACTAAAACACATGGCTTCTCTAGTGGAACAGATAAACCAATTCATGTAGCTACAACCCCGAGTCTTGACACTAAGTTATCAGATTcatcattaataaataaattaattatagttttatcaatattaatcccaatatcaatttttttaggaatttcttataag tattcgttattcggatttcggaaacgatctcaaaaacaatatttaagagaaaagattaaaaaataa
- a CDS encoding PIR protein, which translates to MNYTLCMRFDNLRKFLPDELNISTKNDINSLGNIKNYCSNGESGGTGCKTNLDKINGACLWLFDQLLVKNKKNIDMAEYIIIWLSYMLNLKKENEITKLNDFYSKYIENNKHYTNCNNDRGDCSNLLKNNTGYTNYKEIIDKKKELLSINSGDMSKFYDAFKSLCNMYTELVAGNSKCEKCLENAKKFVKTYDELNKNPNITKDSPYYQVLSTLSNDYHNFKNYCNDNSVDCNDIPSLSPINTTKNSIQSSAHNGQSFEKISEVTSSSSSITNKLIPVLSIIIAMPIFLGIFYKYSLFGFRKRFQKQKLRENIKK; encoded by the exons atgAATTATACCCtg TGTATGAGGTTTGATAACTTGAGAAAATTTTTACCCGATGAATTAAACATATCTACAAAGAATGATATTAATAGTTTAGGGAATATTAAGAATTATTGCTCTAATGGAGAATCAGGGGGAACAGGATGTAAGACTAATCTCGATAAGATAAATGGTGCTTGCCTATGGTTGTTCGACCAATTGCttgtgaaaaataaaaaaaatatcgacATGGCTgaatacattattatatggttaagttatatgctaaatctaaaaaaagaaaacgaAATAACCAAATTAAACGATTTTTATAGTaagtatatagaaaataataagcaTTATACTAATTGTAATAATGATCGTGGAGATTGtagtaatttattaaaaaataatacaggatatacaaattataaggaaatcatagataaaaaaaaggaattgCTGAGTATTAATTCTGGGgatatgtctaaattttatgatgcatttaaatcattatgcaATATGTATACTGAACTTGTTGCAGGAAACTCAAAATGTGAGAAATGTTTAGAAAATGCtaaaaaatttgttaaaacGTATGATGAACTTAACAAAAATCCTAATATTACTAAAGATAGTCCCTATTATCAAgtattgtctacattatcaaatgattatcataattttaaaaattattgtaaTGATAATAGCGTTGATTGTAACGATATTCCATCCCTTTCACCGATAAACACAACAAAAAATAGTATACAAAGTTCTGCACATAATGGACAAAGTTTTGAGAAAATTTCTGAAgttacatcatcaagttcgtcgataacaaacaaattaattccagttttatcgataatTATTGCAATGCCAATATTCTTgggaattttttataag tattcgttatttggatttcgtaaacgatttcaaaaacaaaaattaagagaaaatataaaaaaataa